GTAATTAAGTTAACTTTGCCACCACCCTCTCGCTGGACTCCCCTGTCTGTCACAGTCGAAAAGGGCAATAATCCCAACTGCCAACAGTTGTTTTCAGGGCCCCATGGTCAAACAGACTAAGTGGGAGGGCAAGAGGTGTGAgggtaaataataaaaaaaggtcaACTATGCCCCTCATTCTTAGTTAAGTGTATTTATTAGGTTTGGCATTAGTGTGATGGCGTCCAGACGTTTATTTCAATAACATTACTATTATGACATTATCTTCTCTCATTACAGAAGTgaagtgagtttttttttttctggtaaaaaagCAAAAAGCGTGAGCATTGTAAAATATCTATTTTATGTTCTCACTTTGTATCATTGTTGCTCAATaaagaacatttataaaaaataaaagaaaaaaagaaaaaagaatggacaaagttgaaaatgagaCCTGGCTCTGCCTCTGTACATTCAGGTGCGGCCTGGAGGACTGTATTCAAATGAAGCACAGCAGGGGAAGGTGATAAGCCACAATGGAAATTACGTTAACGGCTTGGAATTAAAGGAGTGGACGAGAAGCTGCAGTGCTTATGTCCTTTACTTAATCTTCCAACCATCTCATCTGTATTCCAGATGGTAAAACGTCACATTTACCCTGttgtattacatgttttatgttGTCTGCACAAATATCAACGGCCCTTGGTATTGTAAAGTAACTAATATGAGATGTTTTTAGACCTCATCTGCTGCCAGATACTTgagaataatatttaaaatataaagcaCATGATCCTTTTAttaaatatgatgatgatgacagacTACATCCATTGTGTACAATGagtattttttactttgaatacTTTGAGTACACTGTTTGGCTTATGAACTACTTCTGTACTCTTCAGTactatttgaaatgtaagactCATACTTGTGCCAATGTTTTTGTAATGGTGTAATTTGGCTAAGTAAATGATTTGGATACCTGTTCCACCACTTACTACATTGGCCTATTTGCCAATGTAGTAAATCAAACTGCAACACTGTTTgtccctgaaactccaaaagtgtctCAATCGACATAGTGCTGAGtaaataatgagtgaattttcattttttgggtgaactatccctttaaatagGCCCACCTTGTGTGGCTTAATCTACTAGTAAAACATTTGAATGCAATATATTTTGTTGCACAAGTTTACAGAGTACTTCTGCAACTTTCACTTTGTCCTGGTTGATGATGTGCAATACCGCAGCTACTGTGGTTAAAACAGACCTCAACAGGACCCGATGCAGTTTCCTCTGATGCTGGGTCAGTGTCcagcagggggagggggaggaggctgCTGGAACATCTGGGCATCAAGCGGGGGGCAGCACcgcctcctctgattggccgagCAGCGCGACGTGTACCTCGGTCAGCGACAGGTGGATCACATGTGACGATGACCTGCGGGAGTGCGCGGCTCGGGCACGCgcctctgctctccctctctgcctgtaTGGAGTGTGAGTTGTGACGCTCTgatcactgaggaggaggaaagttAGTGCAACTTCCAAGgtaagacttttattttttttttaccacatatTCAGTCATGGTGGTTCATTCACGTTCCATGTTTCTATTCCACCGGAGCCTGTTTATCTCACATCAGTTATTAAAACCGTTTGGGTGATACCATGTGTGTTAGGGAGATAAAGAGTGAGGAGGAAAACTCTCTAAGGGGTGATGTGGAGGGTTGTTTTCATCATGTGGACTCCTTTGTGTAAAAGTGCTTTCAATTCAAATATCTGTATATTTCAAAGTATATAGTTTGAAGTAAGGAAGGGTGTTATGCAAACATTTAACTGAGATACAAATGTTAATATGATTCGATATTAATCTTTATCTATAAAAAACGGTTTTCTCTcagtttaaaaaacagaaacaatcctCAAAGTCTTAGTGAAATGGCTaatgtcaaatgtaaaaaaagctATTAGTTACATCTCATCGTTAAGATCTGTGAGACCTTTGTGTTCTTAAAGGTCCTCATGTGTCcacatatttatgttttgaaGTGAATTCCGTTCTTCAGACATAGATGTACATTTTTTcccaagacaaacaaaaaaaagaagaaagaagtaaAAGGAGTTGTGTATTTCCTGgaagtttaaagacagatttttgttgCTTTAAACTCGTCTTTATGGACAGAGAATGAAAAACACTTGAGGTAGATGAATCCCGTGTTATTCCTCCTCATTGTACTTACACAATGCATTAGCAATTCATCAATATGAATAGGACTTTgcttatattgctattgataacATATATATTGCGATAATTAACAATATTGTTTTTACGCCAATTCCCTGTTAATCCCCTGTTAATCCATAGCCACGGCCCATTTAGCCATGTAATAACCTCTGACATCAGGATGTTTGTTTAGTCATGTATTGGTTCCAGTATTTCTCGTCAAACCATTCACTGGCTCAAGTGAAGTtcaagagcagcagaggtgaaTTTGtccgactgctgctgctgctgctgctgagcgtgCATGgctgctctctgtgtttttgcGACCTTGAAATGGACATTATCTCAGGACTGTGGGGATAAGAGAGGCGTAGATTAACAGGCCAACATCATGGAGTTTTCACACTGCAAGGGGCCGATTAGATACAACAGGATGCAAGGCTGTATGAGTTGGAGAGAGGCCTGTGGAGCAAATGGGGGTTACAGGCCAACTGAGGTTAAACTCTGTGCAAATAGTTTTAAATTTTAACCCACTTTTTCTTCCAGGCCTGTTGAAGCAGTGAGATCTGTctgagagaagaaggaggagaggagagaaggaggcagCAGGATGAAGTCCAAAAGGAAGGCCGTCAAACCATCCAGCGGGACCTGGTCCGACCCGGAGCCAGAGCTAGAGCCGGACACGGAACCAGAACCCGGCTCCAGCGAGCAGGAGGGCTCGGAGGCATCGGTGCGGATCGGCGGCTCCTGGAGGGGGTCGCTGAGGAGCGGGGGCAGGAACCGCcagggaggaggcggcggcgggaGACGGAGGAGGCAGCACTCCTCCAGCACCAAAGAGCGCAGCCTCCGCCGCCTGGAGAGCAACGAGCGGGAGCGCCAGCGCATGCACAAACTCAACAACGCCTTCCAAGCGCTGCAGGAGGCCATCCCGCACGTCAAGACCGACAAGAAGCTGTCCAAGATCGAGACCCTGACCCTGGCCAAGAATTACATCAAAGCCCTCACCACCGTCGTCGTGGACATGTCAGGGGCCTGCCTGCCCACTGGTGGGGTCCCATCAGAGGCCAGTGCCGCCAAGCTGCTCCAGTGCTACCAGCAGCACCTGGAGGACGACGGGGAGGACGATCTCACCCAGTACCTCACCCACATGCACAGCTTCAGCCAGCGCAGCTAACAGCGACTGCGAGGTGGGTCAGAggccatggggggggggggtggcaagAGGGCATCAGTCCTGCTGCTCTGAGATCTGCTAGGAAATGATGCAGGAACAGGAGCTGTTCCACATCATAGACACGTGAAAGCAGACTCCTGACAGGAAGAGATCCCTCTAGAAGTTGCCCCTGATGCAAAACATGGAGACTCTTGAGGACCATTCGCCTGGCAGACACAAAGTGGGACCAGACAGACCATACAGACTTCTTATTGTACTCAGACATGAAGGGCTATCCTTTCAccactgtcttttctttttcttctataTGGTTTGAGCTGAGGCAAGGAGCTGTTctctttttgtgttatcttgtgATCTTCTTGTGTTTTTCGGTTGTGAAAGCTGCCGAGCGTAGCCTCAGGTCGTAACTGTCACATCCAGGCAGAAGAGAAATGCAAGCAGCGGCCCCCAAATATTGAAATACTGAAGGGAGAAAAAGTGTTTGTTCTTTCGCTCACGTCGACGGCCTACCACAAATGTGAGAACTCGATGTACTCGTCCTGCGGGTTGTACAGTGGCTGTGAGGCAGAGGTGATGTTTTCAGTGTATATTATTTGACTTTTTGTGCCTTGAGGCAGAACTTTGTGGTGAAAAAAgcgcaggagaggagaagataCTTGACgagttcaataaacacatttatttattgacaaGAACTGTTATTTTTAACCATGCACAACCCCCCGAGAAATGTAGCCCATGATGTCAAGCACAGACGTGTTGCTCACTAGCGTAACTGACATTCTCAATTAATTCAATATCAACATTTAGCTGCATCTTATTAAGACATCCACTTACGACTTGGGGGAACATAGGAAGCgattcatcagtgtgtgtggtttatgaATATTTCTTTATGGAAAACTATTGAAAATGAATTGCTCTGACAACTATACAAACACTGCTCCAGCTTTAGATACTACCATTGCAACACCGACTATACTCACTGTAAAACACTAATATCTTACAGatttataacaaaaatatagTGTTTTCTGACGATTGTTTTTCTCACTGCTCTGTCATTTGACTACAAAAGTAAACGACATGAAAGTGGAAACTCCTGAGAAAGAGGAAGGTTCAGTTTTAGCAGGTCAACCACAAGACTTAAACAACCAATCAACATGTTCTCCCTTATTTACAAAGCTAAACATTGCAATTACTCCATGACAGCGTCAAAATAGTCacatgatcttttttttttatgttttagcaAATAACCTTAAAATTGTGGTCagaactagaatgacactcgtACCTGCGCCAAAGCCCATCAGTTCCCCTTGAAATTCAATCTAGCTGCACACTCAGATATCATTCCCACAAATGTgcctgattccccccccccccccccatcaagatcattatttcttgagaaatacacagaaatgatgaaaaaaaagcttttgaaaacaaaaacatcatggATTCAGTAAAAATGGGTTCAGTAGGTTTTGCATCATCCTGCTAACGGAACAAACAGATCACTAGCAAAGTGTACAAGCCAATCAGCGACCACCACAGGTAAATGAAGCTACTACAGAGCTTGTCAGAGCTGCTACATACAGGCTCCAGAAAGGACTCCCCCTCTACTGAAAACAAAACTTTCAAGTAGAAAgtctaaatattttttcaatcaCATCTTAGATTATTTAGTTATTAGACTCTATCTTTTACTAGTAAAAGAGACTAATAAACTGCTTTTAGTGGTGTCTCAGATTGTCTCACTGAGCTATGGTGGTTTCCTCTGGCCAAACAAGCAGGACTGTAACAAGCAGTTAACCTAAATGTACACAGAGTCCCTTCAGAAACCTGtgggtgacacacacacgcacacactggaaTAAAGTGTTGCAGCGGTGTGTGTGACAATAGAAACAGCCTGGATCAAACATTGCCCGTCTCATCCAGGGATTTTACACTGTTTTACATTGTGTTATTGACCTGTTGCCTGCAGACTAGGAtgagacatgttttttttttcacattttacacaATACCAGCCATCGAGCTATCAGTTCAATACCAAGTGTAATCCATGCACACTACTGTTTCCATATACATTTCTTTATGACCTTATAAAATATATTCTAAAAAGCCTCCCCCTTCCAGAGACCCCTCAAACATCTCATCATgatgaataaataagaaaataaacatgttaaGACCATTGAGTTCAGCGTCAGAGACAAAATAACAAGCAGTGGCCCAAAGAAATTACACAGAAATGTACAGAGGACATGAACGCTTTTTACGATGATAATTCAGGACGTCTGCAGGGAGAATCATTTCTGCATCCAAGTTATCAGAGGTCATTGAATATGCCAAGAATCTAAACTTTCTGCTTTACTGCCACATAATGACGTGAAGACCGAAGGCTGTTCTGTGGAGGTTGAACTGTCACTGCTGCTACCTCAGCGTTACATGTTAAAGTGGGTTTGAACAAAAGATTCACGACACAGGGGACAGGGTTTAGGATGTCTACATACAGTTTTGTGTGTGCCCGTGAGTTTATGTGTGCATCTCGCATCCAACAGCATTGCCGTTGACCTCCAGGCTCCCGACCAGGGGAGGGCTCGGAGGGGCAGGGGAGGACTCGCTTGTTAGAGAGGGAAGACGGACACATGACGCTTCCAGGGAGTTTCCTCTCACCGTGATGTGATCCCATCCGCCCTAAAagatggacagagagggagaatacAGCCTCGGAATTTATCCTTTTatccaaataaacaaacaataacactTAGGGTCATGTTAGGTCATGTCCTTAccacagtaaaacacacaattttattgtttttattgaaaagaTGGGGGTCGGGGTTCAATAAATGGGGTTGGTATAGAATATGGGATTGCAAATTGaagataaaaatgtaattcagaGAGTGGCCACACAGAGAGAGCCTTGATAAATGTCCCATAGAGTTTAGTTTCCTGGATGACTTACCCCAATGCCGTAGTCCCACGACTGTCCTTTAGGGTCCATGGGCTCCACCTCGAGTCGATGGCACACTGTCCCACAGCTCAGACCGTGGCTGCCCTGTACCTTGTCCGCTATGATCCACACCTTCccccacacaacaacaaaccatCAGAGATCAGCCACCAAACAACATACAAGATTTATCCTTCATCATCGGTCATCTTAACTTCAAATAGTTGAAGGGTAACCATCAAATTCTAACCACAAAAGCCAGTAAACATGATGGATCATCCTTACTCTGTCCACAACAAGCTCATGTTTACCAACACACCTCACACTCCTGGGCTTTACATCTATGATTATTTGTATATAGAGTGGGGAAGAGAgttccgatcacaagtggtcacaggagacactttCAGGACGCATTGTAATGTCAGACGTGAACATATCACTTCAGGCTgctcacttgtgattggatctctcagGTCAGAACAGGTCCTAAGACACTGAACAGCTGTATTAATATGTCGGCTGTCACATCAACATCTATCAGTTAATTCAGTGTCGACAGAAAAGGGCATCAACAGTCAGGGAAGTTTCATGGTGCGGTAAAATAAATTCCTGGTGCCCACCTGGTCCAGAGGCCCAACCGAGACTTTGCGTACATTATTAGAGATGTGATCCCAGGAGGAGCCCTGAGGGTAGCTGGGAGTCACACCCTGCCTGTACCACAAGTTACCTGGACGGGAAATAAACACATCAGATATGATCAGTTACAGTCTACAATAAAAAATCTCTTATAAACAAGATTTTTGTGCAACTCACTGTTTTCATCTACAGCGTGGACTGATGTCCTCCCTACAGAGACCTGCTTCAGCTTCTGTTTGGCTGGGGAGGGGATGTGGAACCAACTGTCTCCTGCAGAgggagacacaacacacacaaataaaaaaacacgtCTGTTTGCCGCATCGGAGGCTGACAAGTTCTTACTGATTCTGTGTTGACAAGAACATGAATgacatcttctcctcttccaggCAGAATATTAAACAGTTCATCCCACTGACCTGCAGGGCTCTCAGGAGACACTGATCCTCTATAAAAAGCTGAACCGTCCTTTGCAATGGCCCAGACTTGGCTGACAGCACCAATGGAAATGGACTTGAAAGGCTGGTCAGTTCCCACGTGGAGCCACGAGGATCCCTGAGAGATCAAGAAGAAGATGTTAGAACAATTACTGCTCACACACTTGTTGCATTATATCCGTTGCTTTATTAAAGTGACTCACAGCAGGCGTCAGTGCAGTGACTCCCAGTCGGCAAAGCACGTCTCCCTTGTTGCTGATGGCCCACAGGGGAACCACGTCCACGCTGCTCTGAGTGGCACACGGCAGAATGGTCACGTCACTCAGTGGGATGGGTGGGATTTCTTGCCAGGGTCCAGTAGTGGTCAATTTACACTTCCTGTGTAGGAggaacaattttaaataaatgaaaataaaactatttaatGATCTATAACAAAAACCATCTGTGATAACCATGTTACATTAACACTAGTAATACGTACGGTTATTTATTGCCCAATGATTAATCACAAAATATCTTTAACCACTCTGACTTTATCGACCCGAAACAAAGGTCAGGGCCAATGGTCACACTCGTACCAGTAATATTCCAGTGTTGCTGTTTACAGTACCTGCTCCATCGCCTGCGACGGACAAAGTCCTTCATCGTTTTGTAGCCATGGTATGACCTGCacagagagacgaggaggaggaggcacaaATTtagagataaaacagaggttaggCTCGGTCATGACTCTGAGGGCAGCATGATTGAGCTTGAATGAAACTTACGCTGGAAAGTCTGCTGCAAATTGCCAgccttctctgtctgtccctccagAGACACTGTAGTCGATGGCCCAGTCAGAAACCTGGAAACAAAAGATGAGAAACTTGAGACAAAGTGAACACTTCAGCTTTTATGACTACACACCATGTCCATAATAACTTAGGACCAAATAAGCATTTTGTTTCAAATCACAGCAGGGCATTTAgctgagtttgtttgtgtgtgtgtagcttggAGACAAATTCGTGAACTAAATGATGTTAATCTGggattaaacacatttttgggTGAGTGACATAGTTATGGTAAGGGGGCtctgacaatgtgtgtgtgtgtgtagctgtacTTTACCCATGTCCACTGTGGAGAGGGAGGcttggtgtttgttttggtgCACTCATGGAGTCCTGAAGCATCACTCCACATGTAGCGGTCCGTAGGTAAACCTCTGAAACAAAGCATACACACTTTGACTAACTTTGCAATTAAGaacaaaacatcacaaacagtCAGCTGCAGAAGAAAAGTGTGAATTTGTCTGTCATAACATGGGGCTATAGTAAAGGTGTAAATATGTAGTAGAAAAATATGGAATTTAAAACATCTCAGCTTGTGTATAAATTCTTTAAATCCCATCAAGTGGGACTTATATAGCAGAATTGTGATTGCTTTTCTTATTTTGTGCTATTTAGTGTAAGCAGAAATTGTTAAAATGGGAAGTCAGTGCAAATTCATCATGGTTCATCTGGTCTTCACTACCACTTAAGACTCCCGAGCAAACACTAGAATTATGTAACGAAACAAATCATTGGAAGCAATAATCTCTGCTGATTAAATGTGTTAACAAATATCTCAATCTCAGAGGTATCTGGAGCGAGAGGTCAACCTGCTGGTGTAGCCCGAGACTGGGTTCCACCTCTGGTTCTCGTAGATGTAGACACTCTTGACATCggtctgtgtgtaaatgttatCTGTGCTGCTGGCCAGTCCCTGGAAGAAGCCCCCTCCGTAGCCACCGCTGTAGACCCAAGCAGTGTGGTCAAAGCCAATCCCCCACACTATCCCAACAGTGTTACACTCCACCGAGCGCAGGTGACCTCCGACCTGCCGCCAGAACCTGGACAGAGTAAAAGAGTGGTAATGGCGGAGATGGGAAACTCCTGTACTTTTACATCCTTATCCATCATAACTCATGTTATAATTTCTCTCTGTCATATTCTTACATCTGGTCGCAGGGTGTGGGGTAAGGCACGACCTCCAGACCAGGAGTGGGCTCGCAGACAAAGATGTCTCCTTTACAGGTGATGGACCAGATGGCGTGTTTTGAGGGAGGACCCTCGATTCTCCTGGAGTCGCAGGATGATACACTCAACAATGCcagctggagggagggaggtagaggCAGAAGGAggaagtcagagagagagacacacgtgACAAAAAGGGACAGAAAGATGATATGAACATGTAGAATCACATTAGAACCAATAATTTCATCTCTTTTTCCCCATTGCCGTTACTTTATCACCGAGAGTAGTAAAATCTATTACATTATAATGATGTGTATTTAATAACGTTATACTGTAACTTCAGTAGATGTGTGATGTTTTGGATGAAACTATTTGGTTTTTAAATCTttcttgcatcaagcatgctgTGTAGTAGTTAGACAAACCCAGTCGTGCATTTCCAGCTCCGTGCCGGCTGCCACTCTGATCGGCCACCTCTGTTTGGTCCGCTCAGGAGTGTAGATGGCAAACGTGTGTTTGGAGTCATTCAGCACAGGAACCAGGATGGTGATCTCATTGATGAAGGCATGAAGGTACTGGAGGGAGGGACagcaaagaaatgaaaaaagcggagagaaagtaaaaaagtaaatagaggaagaaagacaaaggaggCAGTGATTGATAGAGAGGAACAGCAGCACTTGTTAAGTTCAATGAGTCATTCTATTTTCAGTGCAGACCTACTGTGTTAACATGTAAAAGCATAGTGACACAAATATTTTCTACAATAAAGGCACATAAGACTGTTGAGTGTATTGCAAACGCgcgcatgtgcacacacacacaccttcttctCCTCATTGAAGTTGTAATAGATGAACATGATGCCGTCCTTGTTGCCATCTGGTCCTGAGAACTGCTCTAAGGCAAATTGGATGTCTATCCACTTGTGTGGCTTCCAGTCTCTCCACCACTGCATGGTTCCCTTCTTCACCCACACTGACTGTAAAGGGGGGTGAACATTCAGACAAATAAATGGACATATTGGTTAATGAAtgaaagaaggaagaaaaggGAACAACATAGGGAAAGTATGACATGTGACAAAAATAAGGAATAAAGGAGCCGTTCCTGCAGTTATGCAAGAGCACATGCACCTGTACCTGTTCTATGGCTTGTTCATAATGTCTGAAATTGTCCATCTCTCTCTTGGTCCTCTCACTTAGTTGCTCAAAGATCTGTCTCTTCCATGTAGCCGTCTGAGCTGGAGTTACAGACAGACTCATGGACTGGATGGACTGAACCAAACCTTGAGGAAGAAcagcagtaaaagaaaaaaatgtaacatacataaaggaaataaaatcaaGACATTAATGGCATCACAGCTTCCTTGCAGACATGGAATGGAAATGTGGACATGCTAACCCTGCCTGCCTGCAGTACATCacagtgtgcaggtgtgtgtgtgtatgtgtgtatgtgtgtgtgtgttagagagtgCACATTAGCGCTGCAGGTGTGTGGTTATAATTTATGTGTCAGACACATAATCAAAATGTATATTCCTATAAGCTATCTTACTAAACTAACCTGAAGAATTCCCAGGGCAGTTAAACCAGCTGAGTTGGGAATGACTGTCCACAGAGCAGCCTCCTCCACTGACCCAGGCCCACAGGGGGTGCTCATCTACCCCATAGGGGTCCTCAATGGCAAGGGTATATGTAGCCACAGAGGACAAGCTGCAAGTGTCCGAGGATTCCATCACAGCTCCCGTCTGGACCTGCGTCTCCTCCAGGTCCACGTTACTCCACTGGGGGTTGACAGGACCTCCAGATGGAATCGGTAAAACACTTAATGTGACCTCTGCGTCTCCGGAGATGTTCTCCTCTTCCAGAACAGCAGGAGCGGCAGATGCGGGCTCTCGATCAGAGACGAGTTCGGAGATGAAGCTGTCACTGGTGACTTTGGGGATGCAGGGTTTGGGGGTGTCAGAGGTGTGGTCAGAGGTGTGGTCAGAGGGCTGGTCAGAGGCATTAAATGACTCTGGGATGTCAGATGAGACCAATCCGGTGGCTCCATCTGTAGATCCTTTCTCTGTGTCTGGTTCCACATCACTCGCTACAGACTGAGCACGCACCTCACCACGGAAGTAACATCCAGCACTATGAACCGAAtagggagagagaaagtgaatttATTTGCCTTTTCAcggaatattttttattgttgcatGTATGTAGACATGATGGCTTCAACTAACAACCGATCTCCAATCAGTTAAACCTGTCCCCCTCACCTTTTAGTGAAatttggaaaataaacaaatcagtTAAAGCTTATTTTGATCTTGAATTTGAATCATAGTAACAGTCATAGTATTAACCTGAAAGATTATTATCTTGTTCAAGTTCATGTTTAATTTGTCCACCTCCTTTACAACTCGATTTGGTAAATGTTTGCTTCGTCATTAAGCTGAGACTGAATGTGAACCACGGGCACTCCCTAAATAAAATGCAGATATttagtttgagtgtgtgtgtgtgtgtgtgtgtgtgtgtgtgtgtgtgtgtgtgtgtgtgtgtgtgtgtgtgtgtgtgtgtgtgtgtgtgtgtgtgtgtgtgtgtgtgtgtgtgtgtgtgtgtgtgtgtgtgtgtgtgtgtgtgtgtgtgtgtgtgtgtgtgtctgaagctTCTCCACCTCTGCAGGCTGCTCGCACTGGCACTGGAGTGGGATCGATCTCCATCTCGGGGAACAACGATAACCTTCCAGGTTTTCCCACTCAGTTCACTGGAGGTCACACCCTGTCTGAAGTGCACTGCCCGGTCATCACAACTGATTCCCCACACCTACACACAACAGCAATAGGTTGTCATGAATGTGTCCAAATCCTATGACTTGAGACACGATCACACTAAATCACCAGAAGACAGAAGGTACTGAATATGTTACTTCCAAACAGTTGTGTGTAGGATATGATAGAAAGTCACCTGGTCATTGAGTCCTACGTTGATCATGATCATTTCTCCAATCATGCTGATCCAGCCTGAGCCACAGGGGTTGTGAGAGTTCACACCACGTCTGAACCACACCTGAATAAACAGGAGAGGGATTGTAATCTTtagcaaaaaaaataatagtgtATTCGCATGTTCCTCTAAAGTAATGCAGTTTTCTTGTATTTCATAAGGTGTTGGAGAAATGAATCAACTCCAAATGGTAAAGAGACTGTATTTATTCAGAAGTATTTCGGTCTCAGAGTTACAACTCGGAGTCCTTTGCCTAACCAtcaggggcaattcggggttcagtgTCAGTAAGAGGCTTTGAACCTGGGGATCGAACGACAAACCTGCCGTTTAGTGGACAAACCTCACTCCCTCCTGAACCACAATTGGCCCCCAACCGTCTTAACAAGGCTGAACATTTAAGCCATACCAGTCACCATTTTATTTGTCTGATGGTTTTGCTATGGAAGACAAACTGATGCACTTAAACTACCTTACTATACTAACTTGGTGTACCACctttaatgtttaaatgaaCAATACTCTGTGTTATGTTGACAAGAGTTCCCATTATTTTGTTCActacatttaaatcaatgtgGGCGGGATCAAACAGAGACACCTTGcctttattcagtttaacaaaaAAACCACAATCTGTAGCCTCCAAAATGATCATACAGTAACCACATCATAACTCATTGCAAggtagttatatatatatatatatatatatatatatcattatatttAGTACTTAATTAGGattataataaaaagaaaattgtcTTACTTTGTTGTCTTTTGTCAAAACCCAAACGACATTGTTTCCCACAGCTACATGTGTGGCTCCTACATCAGGACTGGGAGAGTCCACCATCACCCAGGAGGAACCTGGTATTCAGAAAAATAACATGACATTccacaaagaaaataaacacaaacatacgtACAAACAACACATCTT
The Pleuronectes platessa chromosome 21, fPlePla1.1, whole genome shotgun sequence DNA segment above includes these coding regions:
- the tecpr1a gene encoding tectonin beta-propeller repeat-containing protein 1 isoform X2, producing MPVSLLWAVDVYGRVYSLSTAGQQWELCRDAQLEFKRVTAAQQCCWGIACDNNVYLNVHASDLPVRYQEQTYENQRWNPVDGFSERLLPSDRWQWSDVTGLQHQPLDSFRLSSSSWEWEGDWYMDENFEGEPIDKGGWTYSIDFPAAYTKDKKWNSCVRRRRWLRYRRYKAMDTWAKIPSQQTNLPDPFSDISCGGWDINEEPRGRLSLWAVSLQGKVWFREGIYHQNPEGSVWEEVSLPGEVVQVSCGPGDLVWAVLWEGQLIVREGISRDYPKGSSWVMVDSPSPDVGATHVAVGNNVVWVLTKDNKVWFRRGVNSHNPCGSGWISMIGEMIMINVGLNDQVWGISCDDRAVHFRQGVTSSELSGKTWKVIVVPRDGDRSHSSASASSLQSAGCYFRGEVRAQSVASDVEPDTEKGSTDGATGLVSSDIPESFNASDQPSDHTSDHTSDTPKPCIPKVTSDSFISELVSDREPASAAPAVLEEENISGDAEVTLSVLPIPSGGPVNPQWSNVDLEETQVQTGAVMESSDTCSLSSVATYTLAIEDPYGVDEHPLWAWVSGGGCSVDSHSQLSWFNCPGNSSGLVQSIQSMSLSVTPAQTATWKRQIFEQLSERTKREMDNFRHYEQAIEQSVWVKKGTMQWWRDWKPHKWIDIQFALEQFSGPDGNKDGIMFIYYNFNEEKKYLHAFINEITILVPVLNDSKHTFAIYTPERTKQRWPIRVAAGTELEMHDWLALLSVSSCDSRRIEGPPSKHAIWSITCKGDIFVCEPTPGLEVVPYPTPCDQMFWRQVGGHLRSVECNTVGIVWGIGFDHTAWVYSGGYGGGFFQGLASSTDNIYTQTDVKSVYIYENQRWNPVSGYTSRGLPTDRYMWSDASGLHECTKTNTKPPSPQWTWVSDWAIDYSVSGGTDREGWQFAADFPASYHGYKTMKDFVRRRRWSRKCKLTTTGPWQEIPPIPLSDVTILPCATQSSVDVVPLWAISNKGDVLCRLGVTALTPAGSSWLHVGTDQPFKSISIGAVSQVWAIAKDGSAFYRGSVSPESPAGDSWFHIPSPAKQKLKQVSVGRTSVHAVDENSNLWYRQGVTPSYPQGSSWDHISNNVRKVSVGPLDQVWIIADKVQGSHGLSCGTVCHRLEVEPMDPKGQSWDYGIGGGWDHITVRGNSLEASCVRLPSLTSESSPAPPSPPLVGSLEVNGNAVGCEMHT
- the tecpr1a gene encoding tectonin beta-propeller repeat-containing protein 1 isoform X1, with product MSITMFQSGADMPVSLLWAVDVYGRVYSLSTAGQQWELCRDAQLEFKRVTAAQQCCWGIACDNNVYLNVHASDLPVRYQEQTYENQRWNPVDGFSERLLPSDRWQWSDVTGLQHQPLDSFRLSSSSWEWEGDWYMDENFEGEPIDKGGWTYSIDFPAAYTKDKKWNSCVRRRRWLRYRRYKAMDTWAKIPSQQTNLPDPFSDISCGGWDINEEPRGRLSLWAVSLQGKVWFREGIYHQNPEGSVWEEVSLPGEVVQVSCGPGDLVWAVLWEGQLIVREGISRDYPKGSSWVMVDSPSPDVGATHVAVGNNVVWVLTKDNKVWFRRGVNSHNPCGSGWISMIGEMIMINVGLNDQVWGISCDDRAVHFRQGVTSSELSGKTWKVIVVPRDGDRSHSSASASSLQSAGCYFRGEVRAQSVASDVEPDTEKGSTDGATGLVSSDIPESFNASDQPSDHTSDHTSDTPKPCIPKVTSDSFISELVSDREPASAAPAVLEEENISGDAEVTLSVLPIPSGGPVNPQWSNVDLEETQVQTGAVMESSDTCSLSSVATYTLAIEDPYGVDEHPLWAWVSGGGCSVDSHSQLSWFNCPGNSSGLVQSIQSMSLSVTPAQTATWKRQIFEQLSERTKREMDNFRHYEQAIEQSVWVKKGTMQWWRDWKPHKWIDIQFALEQFSGPDGNKDGIMFIYYNFNEEKKYLHAFINEITILVPVLNDSKHTFAIYTPERTKQRWPIRVAAGTELEMHDWLALLSVSSCDSRRIEGPPSKHAIWSITCKGDIFVCEPTPGLEVVPYPTPCDQMFWRQVGGHLRSVECNTVGIVWGIGFDHTAWVYSGGYGGGFFQGLASSTDNIYTQTDVKSVYIYENQRWNPVSGYTSRGLPTDRYMWSDASGLHECTKTNTKPPSPQWTWVSDWAIDYSVSGGTDREGWQFAADFPASYHGYKTMKDFVRRRRWSRKCKLTTTGPWQEIPPIPLSDVTILPCATQSSVDVVPLWAISNKGDVLCRLGVTALTPAGSSWLHVGTDQPFKSISIGAVSQVWAIAKDGSAFYRGSVSPESPAGDSWFHIPSPAKQKLKQVSVGRTSVHAVDENSNLWYRQGVTPSYPQGSSWDHISNNVRKVSVGPLDQVWIIADKVQGSHGLSCGTVCHRLEVEPMDPKGQSWDYGIGGGWDHITVRGNSLEASCVRLPSLTSESSPAPPSPPLVGSLEVNGNAVGCEMHT